The DNA segment AGCGCGGTCTGGATGCCGTGGAAGAGCCCCTCGAGCCAGCCGACCAGCTGCGCCTGCGCGATCCGCAGTTCCGCCTCACTGGGCACGGAGTCGTCGGTGAACGGCAGGCTCAGCCGCTCGAGTTCCTCGATGAGTTCCGGGGCCAGGCCGTCCTCGAGCTCCTTGATGGAGGTCGCGTGGATCTGCTTGAGCCGCTGCCGGGCCGCTTCGTCCAGCGGTGCGCTCTTCACCTCGTCGAGCAGTTGCTTGATCATGCTGCCGATGCGCATGACCTTGGCGGGCTGCTCCACGAGGTCGGCCACGTTGGCGCTGTCGTCGTCCTGCGCGACGACCACCACCTGGGCGGTGTCGTTGTCCTGTTCAGTCACCTGAGAACTCCGATGTCCGGGGCTGCCTGTGCCCCTGTCGTATCGTCACAATCCTGTCGCCCTTCTGCAGAACGCGCAGGCCCTCGGTGTCGAAACGGAACACCCGGTCCCCGCGTTGCACCGCCAGGAGCATCTCGCCCTTCTTGGCGAGCTGATCCGGCGACATACCCAATTCTGCCCGTCCCACTTCGCGCTCCCGCACCTCGAGGCCCTCGGAGGGGTCGAGCAGGTCCTCCATGAGCTCGCCGGCGATGGGGTGGACAAGCTGCATTCCCAGCAGCCGGCCGGCGGCCTCGGCGGTGGTGATGACCTGGTCTGCACCGGACTGCTTGAGCACGTTCGCGCTGGCCTGCTCGCGGGCCGCAGCTACGAGCTGGACGTGCGGTGCGAGTTTGCGCACCGCCAGCGTCACCAGCACCGCCACGTCGTCGCCGTCGACGGCCACGATCACTTTGCCCGCCGTGGGGACGTCGGCGTGGGTGAGGACCTCCTCGCGACGGGCGTCGCCGAGGATCCCGGCGACGCCGGGGTACAACTCCGACTGTGGGTCGGTTGGGTCTTTGCGCGAGGGCCGGGTGGCGTCCTCAACGGCACCAGCGTCGTTGGCGACGACCACGATCCGTTCCGGGTCGATCTCGTTGTCGAGCAGCATGCGCACGGCCGAGCGTCCCTTGACGCCGTACCCGATGACGACGGTGTGGTTCTTCAACTTCTTCCTCCAACGCCTTTCGCGGAACTCTTCCCGGCTGCGGGTGGTCAGGACCTCCAGAGTGGTGCCGACCAAGACGATCAGAAAGATCACCCGCAGCGGGGTGATGAGGAAGATGTTCACGAGCCGGGCCTGGTCGGTGGCCGGGGTGATGTCGCCGTAGCCGGTCGTGGACAGTGACACCGTGGCGAAGTACAGCGCATCGATGAAGTTCACCGGCGTGCCGGAGTTGTCCTGGTACTGCTCACGCTGGACGTAGACCAGCAGGGTGGTCGCGATGATGGCGAACGCGGCGATGGACAGGCGGATGGCTGCGGAGATGCCGGGGCTGAAGTCCCGGGCGGGCAGTGAGAGCCTGCCGCCGAGGCCCGAATCGTCCTTGCCCTGGCTCACGCAGCGCAACTTATCAGCAGGCGGCCGGACTTGACCCACCGCCGAAGTTGACACTAGCGTCAACTTCATGGCAGTCCTGCGGTCCATGATCGACACCGGGTCCGAGCAGTTCACGGCCAATCGCAGCGCGATGCTCGAGGCCTTGGCTGAGATCGGGCAGCTGCAGGCCCGAGTGGCCGCCGGCGGCGGGTCGGACGATCCCGACAAGAACGCCCGCACCATCGCGCGGCACCGCAAGCGCGGCAAGCTGCTGCCCCGTGAGCGCGTCGCCTACTTGCTCGACGAGGCCAGCGCGTTCCTGGAGCTGAGCCCGCTGGCCGGCTGGGGCACCCAGGACCCGCTCGGTGCGGGCGTGGTGACCGGCATCGGGACGATCAGCGGCACCGAGTGCATGATCGTGGCCAACGACCCCACCGTGAAGGGTGGGGCGCAGGGTCCCTCCGCCGTGCGCAAGGGCTTGCGTGCCATGGACATCGCGCGTCAGAACCGTCTCCCGCTGATCAGTCTCACGGAGTCCGCCGGTGCGGACCTGCCGCAGCAGGCGGAGATCTTCGTGCCCGGTGGGGCTAGTTTCAAGAACCTCACGCAATTGTCCGCCGCCGGAATCCCCACCGTGACCATGGTCTTCGGGTCGTCGACGGCGGGCGGGGCGTACGTGCCCGGCATGAGCGACTACGTGGTGCTGCAGAAGGAGGCCGCGAGGGTCTACCTCGGCGGCCCGCCGCTGGTGAAGATGGCCATCGACGAGGACGCCGACGAGGAGGAGCTCGGGGGCGCTGAGATGCACGCGCGCATCTCCGGGCTCGGGGACTACCTCGCCCACGACGAGCCTGATGCCCTGCGCATCGGCCGGGAGATCGTGTCGCACCTGCGGTGGCGCAAGCAGGGTCCGGGACCGGACCACACTCCGCTGGCGCCGCGCTTCGACCCCTCGGAACTGCTGGGAATCGCCTCGGCCGATGTGCGGGTGCCCTTCGACGTCCACGATGTCCTGGCGCGGGTGCTCGACGACAGTGCATTCGAGGAGTTCAAGCCGCTGTACGGCACCACGCTGGTCACCGGCTGGGGACACATCGGCGGCTACCCGGTGGGAATCTTGGGCAACAACGGCATCCTGTTCAGCGAGGAGTCCCACAAGGGGGCGCAGTTCATCCAGATGTGCAACCGCATGGATGTGCCGATCATCTTCGTGCAGAACATCACCGGTTTCATGGTCGGCACGCGCTACGAGCAGGGCGGCATCATCAAAGACGGCGCGAAGCTCATCAACGCGGTGTCGAACTCGACGGTCCCGCACATCACGCTGATGATCGGGGCGTCCTACGGTGCGGGCAATTACGGGATGAGCGGGCGGGCTTACGACCCGCGGTTCGTGTTCACCTGGCCCAACCACCGGATCGCGGTGATGGGTCCCAAGCAGCTCGCCGGGGTGCTGACCATCGTGGCCAAGCAGAAGGCCGGCGACGCGTTCGACGAAGCCGCATTTGCTCCCATCCGGGACGCGTTCGAGAAGCAGGTCGAGGACCAGTCCACGGCGCTGTTCGCCACCGGGAGGCTGTGGGACGACGGCATCATCGACCCCCGGGACACCCGCACGGTGCTCGGACTGGCGCTGTCAGCGGCGCACAGCGCCCCAGTGGAGGGGACGTCGGCCTTCGGTATCTGGCGGATGTGACGCCGGGGCGGCGGCATCTTGCGTGGCGGATTGCACCGGCATCGGGTGGCGTACGGCGCCTGTCGCCCGCGGCTCACTCCCCCGGCCAGTCCCCCAGAGTGTCGAGGTACATCCGTCGGACCTCGGCGATCCTCTCCTCGAGGTTGTCGCGGTCCCAGTCGTCGGTCGGGACCGGCGGCAGTACCGCCACGTCCACCGTGCCCGGGTGGATGATCATCGAGTGCGCGGCCATGATCTCGCCGCAGTTGCGCATCACGATCGGCACGACCGGCACCCCGGCCTGCATCGCCAGGTGGAACGGCCCTTTCTTGAATGGCAGCAACCGCGGTGTCGGCGAGCGTGTCCCCTCCGGGGCGATGGCGATCGACCGGCCGTTGCGCAGTGCTTCGACCGCCGGCTCCAGGCCCTCCCGGGCGGCGGCGTTGTTGCTGCGGTCGATGTAGGCGACGTCGTCGAGGGAGCCGATGGGGCCGAAGAACGGGTCCTTCTCCAGCGACTTCTTGGCAACACCGGTGAAGTCCTTGCGCAGCAGGGCGGCGAGCACGAACACATCGAGCTGGCTTTGGTGGTTGAACAAGAAGACCGCTGGCCGCGCCGCCCAGAGGTTCTCCTCGCCGTCCACGTTCAGGCGCACGCCAGCAGTCGCGAGCGCCAGGTCGGACCCCGTGCTGGCAGCCAGGTTGGCGCCCAGCGACCGGCTGCGGTTGAGGATCGCCAGTCCGGTGGCGGCGGCCACACTGCTGGCGAAGACCCCCATCGCAGCCGCGCTGCGCCCGAGGTCCAGCACCGAGGTCGACCGCGGGGTCTTCAGGCGCGCCACCGGCCAGCCCCGCTCCTTCGCCACCTCCCGCAACTGCTCGGTGGGGTTCAGCGCGCACGGGTACCCGACGAGATCCAGCAGCGGCAGGTCCTCCTCACCGTTGGTGTAGCCGAAGGACTCGCCGAGGTCCACGTCCCACTCGTCGGCGAACTCCACCACCCCGTCGGCCTTGCTCTGCCCCCACCGGATGTCAGTGGCGAGATCACCGGTCAGCCGGCCGTCCTCGTCGACTTCCATCTCGGTGCACACGATGTGGTCGATGCCGAGGTCCTCTGCTGTGGCCTGGATCTGCGGGCGAGTGGCCGACGACGCGACCACGACCGTGTGGCCCTTGCGCAGGTGCGCCTCCACCAGCAAGCGGGAGTCGGTGAAGAGCATCCCGGCGATCTTGCGGCTGAACACGTTGCGCGCCCAGGTGTCCATCTCCTCGGAGTCCCTGCCCGCCTGCCCCATCACGCCGACGCGCATCATCTCCGACACGTCGTGACCGCGGCGTTCCACATTGATGCTCTCGCGCACGGTCTTCACGACCTCACTGACCGAGATCTCCCCGCGGCGCAGGCGGTACTTGAAGAAGGCCGCTGCGGAGTAGCCGTCGATCAGCGTGCCGTCGAAGTCGAAGAACGCGCCCACCTGCGGGCCTTCGGGCGAGTTCTCGATCTGCTCGATCAGCCACTCGATGTCAGCCATTGGTGCCTCCGAGACTCGCCCGCTCGATCATGACCGGCTGGCCGAGGTCGGCGGCGATCCGGCGCAGGTCGTCCATGCGCCGCACGATGCCTTGCAGCTCCTCGGCGAAGTCCGCCCGGCGCCGCGCGAGGTCAGGGGCGTCGGAGGTGACCAGGTTCTGGTTCTTGGCCAACTGGAAGGCGTTGACGAAGTAGTCCTTCGATATCGACTCCGGCGTGTGGAGCGTCTTCTGCAGCCACCGCTGGCGCGCCAGGCTCAGCGACGATTCCACCAGGGCCTTCTGTTCCACCGCGGCGTCTCCGGCCGCCGCCAACTGGTCGGCCAGCACGCTGTACGCCTCGAGGAACGGCCCGATCACCCGGTGGGCCAGCACCAGTTCGAGCTTGCGGGCCTCCTCCAGGACACGCTGCGGTGTCAGCGCGGCCTCTTCCCAGGCGGGATACATGTAGGAGGCCTCCGTGGCGATCTGGTCGGAGAACTCCCGGGTGGTGGGGAAGAAGAACTCGAACTTCAGCAGGTCCTTCAGCCTCCGTGCGTTCTGCCAGGTCGCCGCTAAGATGTCCGCCGCGTCGTCCTCGGCTGCCTGGATCACCGCCAGTTCCGTGATGGCCCGGTTGAGGAAGAAGTGGATGACGGTGTTGCGGTAGAAGGCGGCCTCGTGCTGGTGATCCAGGGACACGTAGAAGACCCGCTCGCCCGGTCCGTCGTACTGCGTCACCACCCCCTCCTGCACGAGGTTGCGGAGGGTGTCGCGCAGCGGGCCGTGGTCGTCGAGGTTCACCTGCTGGGTCAGCGGCAGGTCGCGGCGCTTGATGTATTTCAGAAGTGGCTGCAGGATCCGCCTGCCCTCCTCCACGGTGATCGCCCGGTCACCGTTGTCCAGCAGGGCGAACGTCAGCATGGCGCTCGGCGTGACGGGGGTGACGGCGTTTATCCGGTTGCACGCCTCGAAGGCGACCATCGGCACGGCCAGGCGCGGCCGGGCCTGACCCTCGTTGTCGAGGGTGAGGCTCAGGGCGTCGGTCAGGGACAACGGTTCGCCGAACCGCAGATGCGCCCGGCCGAGCCCGCGGGACTGCGAGCGCGCGAACTTGTAGAGCCAGCTCAGGCTCTCCGGCGTCTTGGTGCCCCCCATTTCCTCGGCGGAGATGGCGCTCACCTCGTGCTGCTGGTCGTAGATGATCGAGGTGGGAACGATGCGCACGTCCCGGTCAGGGTTGTCAGCGAATGCGTCCACGACGTAGCTGAGGATTCCGTAGCGGGGCGGGCGCAACTTGCCGGTGCGCGTGCGGCCGCCCTCGATGTACCACTCGAGGTTGTGCTTGTTGTCCATCAGGTGCGACAGGTACGCCTTGAGAACGGCACGGTAGAGGTGGTCGTCGCGGAACTCCCGGCGGATGAACACGATCCCGTTGCGCCGGCCGATCTCCGACATGGGCCACAGGGCGAGGTTGGAGCCGCCCAGAGTGTTGTTGGGCGGGAATCCGTGGCGCTCCAGCGCCCAGCGCAGGACCAGCGGGTCCAAGTAGGAGCGGTGGTTGGGCAGGAAGATCAGGCCGGAGGTCTCGTTGAGTTGGCGCAGCTTCTCGACGTCGGCGGGCTGGTAGTCCACTTTGTAGGCACGGGAAAGCCAGCGCGTGAACATGTCCCATCCGGCCACCGATAGCCCGCCGGGTTTGACAGCCATCTCCTTGAGGTCGGAGCGGGCCTCGTCGCGCAGCAGCGAGACCGGAGTGCCCGTCTCCTCGGAGAGTTGCGCCAGAGTGCGCACGAAATCGGGGGTGTCCAGAATGTGTTCCACGGCCTGACGCTAGCCCGGGGATCGTCAGTGACGCCAGTGGTCGGGGGTCACGGGGTCTTCACGAAGATGTCCTCGCTGAAGGCGTTGTTGTCCCCGGGGGCCAGGTTCTGCGCACTCGACACGAACACGATCCGGGTGCCGTCCGGGGACCACACCCGCGGCGCCGAACTGAACACGCTCGAGGCGTTGTCGCCCTGAACGCCGCTCGTGTTCGAGGAGACCAGTTGTACGAACCCGGTGGTCAGGTTCTTCGTGAAGATGTCGCGGCGCGTGTTGGCGTCGTTGGGCACGAGGTCTACGGCCTCGGAGTCCCAGGCGAGCGAGTTGCCGTCCGGTGACCAGCTCGCGTTGCGGTGGGGCCACAGCGTGGGCTGCCCGGCAGCGTTGGTGGAGACCATGGTCACCGCGCCATTGCCGAGGTTCTTCACGAAGATGTCCTCGTGCACGTTGGTGTCACCGGCGACCACGTCGTTGGCCTTGGAGTCGAACGCGATACGGGTGCCGTCCGGGGACCACGTGCCCTTTCCGAGAACCCGCTGAGCTGGCCACCCGAGCTGTTGGTGGAGACCCTGGTGGTGGTGTTGGTGTTGATGTTCTTGATGAACAGGTCGGTGCTCACGTTCGTGTCATTGGGCACCAGATACGGGGATTGGGACTCGAACAGGATCCGCGTGGAGTCCGGCGACCAGACCGGCCGTTCGGAACCCATCGGGCCGCCGTTGTTCAACTGCTGGTTGCCGCTGCTGTCGCTGCTGACGCGGTGGAAGTCCGAGCAGTTCTGAAGAGTGCTGTTGCGGTCGACCCAGAAGATGTCCCAGGCGTTGTTGTTCTGGAACCCACACGCCGGGTTGAACTCCTCTGTGGTCGCGAAGGCGATCTTTGAGCCGTCCGGCGACCACGTGGGCCACCCACATCCGATCCCGAACCACTCGACGTCGCCGGTGTTGAGGTTCTTGCCGAAGAGGTCGTCCCCACTCGAGGGGTCGGTCAGGAGGTTCGTCGCCTCCGAGCAGAACAACAGCCAATCGCCCTGTGGGGAGAAGCCCAGACCCATGTTGATCCCGGGAGTGGAGGGGCAGCCGTCGCTCAGCGTGCCGTTCGCTGCATTGTCCACAACGCGGATCGCCCCGGTGGCAAGCGTCTTGAGATACACGTGAGCGCAGCCGTCGTTGACGCCGGGCACGAGGTTCTTCGCCTTGGAGTAGAACGCGATCTTGGTGCCGTCGGGAGACCATGTGGGGCTGCCGGCCTCCGCATCGCCGCCGTGGCCGTTGGCATCCGAGTTGACCCGCATGATGGGGCCGGCGGAGGTCGTGGGCTTGCCAGGCGGAACACCCGGCCCGGGCCCTGGATCAGTCGTCGGGCTCACGACGACCCGTTTGCTCACCTTCGCGCCCTTGCGGCCCTTCACGATGATGGTGATCTTGAAGGACGTTCCCGCAGTGGCCCTGCGGGCAGGGTGCAGCGCAGCACGACCGCTGTGGCGGGCTTCTTTTTCTTCCGCTTCAGCCTGGCAACCCTGCACGACATCGCGCCGTCCTTGACCTTGAGTTGCTTGGGCTTCTTGACCCGCCACGACTTCTTGAGCTTCATAGTGACGGTCTGAACCGCCGCCAGCGTGCTGTCCTGGGGGGCTGCCGCCTGGGCGGTCACCGGAGCGGTGGCGATGGCCATGGCCGCGGCCAGCAGGAGCCGGATGCTCGGCGGATTCTGCGTACCATGGGAACCTCCTGGGTCGCGGTCAGCATAGACCCACGTGCGTGCCCGGTACAGAGCGATCGCGCACCCCTCCCGCGAATGGCCGATGTTTGGGCGAGCCTCGATCACCGGCAGACTCCGATGGATAGGGGCTGCAGCGCCGGCCACTGTGCGGTTGGCCCATGACCTTGACCCAGCACCGAAGTTGACACTAGCGTCAACTTTGTGAGAATCCTGGTCGCAAACCGTGGCGAGATCGCCTGCCGGGTGTTCCGGACCGCCTCTCGTCTGGGCCACGGCGCCGCCGCCGTGTTCACCGAGGCCGATCGGGGGCGCTGCACACCCGCAGCGCCGACATCGCGGTCGCCGTCGGGTCGTACCTCGACACTGACGAGATCCTGCGCGCCGCGCGGCGGGTAGGGGCCGATGCCATCCACCCCGGCTACGGCTTCCTGTCGGAGAACCCCGGCTTCGCCCAGGCGGTCGTTGATGCCGGTCTGGTCTGGATCGGTCCCACGCCGGAGTCCATCCGGGCGATGGCGCTGAAGGTCGAGGCGAAGGAACTCGCGCAGCGTGCCGGGGTGCCGATGTTGACCAGCGGCACCGATGTCTTCCCCGTGCTGGTGAAGGCGTCTGCCGGGGGCGGCGGGAAGGGCATGCGCAGGGTGAACCGCCCGGAGGACCTGGAGGAGGCGGTCGCGGCGGCCAAGCGCGAGGCGGCCAGCGCGTTCGGCGACGACACCGTATTCATCGAGCGGTACCTGGAGTCGGCACGCCACGTGGAGGTGCAGATCTTCGGCGACACCCACGGCAACGTGGTGCACCTGTTCGAGCGGGAGTGCTCCATCCAGCGCCGGCACCAGAAGGTCGTTGAGGAGGCCCCTTCGCCGGGGGTCATCCCCGAGCTGCGCGAGCAGATGACCTCGGCGGCGGTGCGGCTCGCCACACAGATCGGCTATGTCGGGGCCGGCACCGTGGAGTTCATGGTCTCCGGCGACGAGTTCTTCTTCCTCGAGATGAACACCCGCCTGCAGGTGGAACACCCGGTCACCGAGACGATCACGGGCTTGGACCTGGTGGAGTGGCAGATCCGGGTGGCGCAGGGCGAGGTGTTGCCGGTCGGCCAGGACGAGGTCACCACGTCGGGGCACGCGATCGAAGTGCGGCTCTACGCCGAAGATCCCGCGAACGCCTACTTGCCCAACACCGGGATGCTGCGGGTGTTCGACGTGCATCCGGCCGCAGGGATCCGCGTGGACACCGGCTTCGTGGCCGGTGACGCCGTGACGGCCAACTACGACCCGATGCTGGCCAAAGTGATCGCCCACGGGCCGACCCGGGCGGCGGCGGCGGAGCGCCTGGCCGCGTACCTGCGCCGCGCCGGTGTGGAGGGAGTGGTCACCAACAAGGACTCGCTGGCCGCTGTGCTCGGCGAGCGCGACTTCCTGGCGGGCGCGACCACCACCGATTATCTGGACAACCATCCGGAGGTGCTGGCGCCCCCGGTGGATGCGATCCGGCACGCGCTGGCCGTGCTGGCTGTGCGCGACGTCGACGGGCCGGTGGCCCCGGCCGGGTGGCGCAACGTCCCGGCGGCCCCGGAGTGGCTGCAGGTACTGATCGCCGGCCGGCTCGTCACCCTGCGGTGGTTGCGGGAGGCTGCCGGCTTGCGCGTGCAGATCGTCGACGGGGATCCCCTGCTGGGAGAGGCCTCCGATGTGGGCCTGGTGCAGTTGAGCGCGAACAGTGTCGAGATCGACGGGGTGCTGACCCCGGTGGCGGTCACGGGGATCGACCACGGCACGGTCACTGTTGACGGCCTCACGCTGGCCTTCGAGGTCTTGCCGCGCTTCGACGAGAACGCGCACGCCGCCGACGCGAACGGGCCGACCACGCCCGTGCCGGGGACGGTCACCGATGTGCGGGTCGCGGAGGGCGATGAAGTGACCGCGGGGCAGATCCTCGTCGTGCTGGAGGCCATGAAGATGGAGCACACCATCACCGCCGACGCCGACGGCGTGGTCGCTGCGGTCCATGTCCGAACGGGGCAATCGGTCGATGCCCACCAGATCGTGGTCACCATCGAAGAGGCATGACTGCCTGTGACGAAGGTGTGGGGCCTGCGGGCTGGTTTGTGATGATGGTGGGGTTGCGGGGCGCGGGAGGGGTCACCTTCGTCGCACGGCGGGTCCGGTGGCCGGCACTTTCGTCACAACCGTCGACGGGGGCAGCCGACAGCGGCCCCTTGACCCCCGCCGAAGTTGACACTAGCGTCAACTTCATGAAACGCCCTGTGCGCATCGCCAACTGCTCCGGCTTCTTCGGCGACCGATTGGCAGCAGCGCAGGAGATGGTCGAGGGCGGCCCGATCGACGTGCTCACTGGTGATTGGCTGGCCGAACTCACCATGCTCCTGCTCGCCCGGCAGAAGATGAAGCACGGGACCGGGTACGCCCGCACGTTCCACCAGCAGATGGAACAGGTCCTGCCCACCTGCCTTGAAAAGGGCATCAAGGTCGTCAGCAACGCCGGTGGCCTCGACCCCGTCGCGGCGGCGCAGGCCATCCAGGACCTGGGGACCGGTGCCAAGGTCGCGTCCGTCAGCGGCGACGACCTCCTGCCGCGATTCTCCGAGGTGGGCGACCAGTGGCACAACCTCGACACCAGCGAACCCTTCACTGGCCACCCTTTGAGCGCGAACGCCTACCTCGGCGCCCGCGGTATCGTCGCGGCGCTGGAGGCCGGCGCGGATGTCGTGGTCACCGGTCGGGTGACCGATGCGGCGCTGGCGATCGGGCCCGCGGCATGGTGGCACGGCTGGGACCTCGACGACCCGGCAAGCCTCGACGCGCTGGCCGGTGCCCTGGTTGCGGGCCATGTGATCGAGTGCGGCGCGCAGGCCTCGGGCGGTAACTACGCCTTCTTCCGCGAGGTCCCCGGGTTGGAGCACGTGGGCTTCCCCATCGCGGAGGTCGCCGCGGACGGCACCAGCGTCATCACCAAGCATCCGGACAGCGGCGGGCTGGTCAGCCCGGGCACCGTGACGGCGCAGTTGTTGTACGAGGTCGGCGACGAGCACTACCTCAACCCCGACGTGACCGCCCGCTTCGACACCATCGAGATCGACCAGGTCGGCAAGGACCGTGTGCGTC comes from the Micrococcales bacterium genome and includes:
- a CDS encoding potassium channel family protein; protein product: MSQGKDDSGLGGRLSLPARDFSPGISAAIRLSIAAFAIIATTLLVYVQREQYQDNSGTPVNFIDALYFATVSLSTTGYGDITPATDQARLVNIFLITPLRVIFLIVLVGTTLEVLTTRSREEFRERRWRKKLKNHTVVIGYGVKGRSAVRMLLDNEIDPERIVVVANDAGAVEDATRPSRKDPTDPQSELYPGVAGILGDARREEVLTHADVPTAGKVIVAVDGDDVAVLVTLAVRKLAPHVQLVAAAREQASANVLKQSGADQVITTAEAAGRLLGMQLVHPIAGELMEDLLDPSEGLEVREREVGRAELGMSPDQLAKKGEMLLAVQRGDRVFRFDTEGLRVLQKGDRIVTIRQGHRQPRTSEFSGD
- a CDS encoding PD40 domain-containing protein; the encoded protein is MVAGDTNVHEDIFVKNLGNGAVTMVSTNAAGQPTLWPHRNASWSPDGNSLAWDSEAVDLVPNDANTRRDIFTKNLTTGFVQLVSSNTSGVQGDNASSVFSSAPRVWSPDGTRIVFVSSAQNLAPGDNNAFSEDIFVKTP
- a CDS encoding PD40 domain-containing protein; protein product: MKGRKGAKVSKRVVVSPTTDPGPGPGVPPGKPTTSAGPIMRVNSDANGHGGDAEAGSPTWSPDGTKIAFYSKAKNLVPGVNDGCAHVYLKTLATGAIRVVDNAANGTLSDGCPSTPGINMGLGFSPQGDWLLFCSEATNLLTDPSSGDDLFGKNLNTGDVEWFGIGCGWPTWSPDGSKIAFATTEEFNPACGFQNNNAWDIFWVDRNSTLQNCSDFHRVSSDSSGNQQLNNGGPMGSERPVWSPDSTRILFESQSPYLVPNDTNVSTDLFIKNINTNTTTRVSTNSSGGQLSGFSERARGPRTAPVSRSTPRPTTWSPVTPTCTRTSS
- a CDS encoding bacterial proteasome activator family protein, encoding MTEQDNDTAQVVVVAQDDDSANVADLVEQPAKVMRIGSMIKQLLDEVKSAPLDEAARQRLKQIHATSIKELEDGLAPELIEELERLSLPFTDDSVPSEAELRIAQAQLVGWLEGLFHGIQTALFAQQMAARAQLEQMRRQAIEGSESQAQMPGPHGGPYL
- a CDS encoding acyl-CoA carboxylase subunit beta produces the protein MAVLRSMIDTGSEQFTANRSAMLEALAEIGQLQARVAAGGGSDDPDKNARTIARHRKRGKLLPRERVAYLLDEASAFLELSPLAGWGTQDPLGAGVVTGIGTISGTECMIVANDPTVKGGAQGPSAVRKGLRAMDIARQNRLPLISLTESAGADLPQQAEIFVPGGASFKNLTQLSAAGIPTVTMVFGSSTAGGAYVPGMSDYVVLQKEAARVYLGGPPLVKMAIDEDADEEELGGAEMHARISGLGDYLAHDEPDALRIGREIVSHLRWRKQGPGPDHTPLAPRFDPSELLGIASADVRVPFDVHDVLARVLDDSAFEEFKPLYGTTLVTGWGHIGGYPVGILGNNGILFSEESHKGAQFIQMCNRMDVPIIFVQNITGFMVGTRYEQGGIIKDGAKLINAVSNSTVPHITLMIGASYGAGNYGMSGRAYDPRFVFTWPNHRIAVMGPKQLAGVLTIVAKQKAGDAFDEAAFAPIRDAFEKQVEDQSTALFATGRLWDDGIIDPRDTRTVLGLALSAAHSAPVEGTSAFGIWRM
- a CDS encoding HAD-IB family hydrolase; the encoded protein is MADIEWLIEQIENSPEGPQVGAFFDFDGTLIDGYSAAAFFKYRLRRGEISVSEVVKTVRESINVERRGHDVSEMMRVGVMGQAGRDSEEMDTWARNVFSRKIAGMLFTDSRLLVEAHLRKGHTVVVASSATRPQIQATAEDLGIDHIVCTEMEVDEDGRLTGDLATDIRWGQSKADGVVEFADEWDVDLGESFGYTNGEEDLPLLDLVGYPCALNPTEQLREVAKERGWPVARLKTPRSTSVLDLGRSAAAMGVFASSVAAATGLAILNRSRSLGANLAASTGSDLALATAGVRLNVDGEENLWAARPAVFLFNHQSQLDVFVLAALLRKDFTGVAKKSLEKDPFFGPIGSLDDVAYIDRSNNAAAREGLEPAVEALRNGRSIAIAPEGTRSPTPRLLPFKKGPFHLAMQAGVPVVPIVMRNCGEIMAAHSMIIHPGTVDVAVLPPVPTDDWDRDNLEERIAEVRRMYLDTLGDWPGE
- a CDS encoding 1-acyl-sn-glycerol-3-phosphate acyltransferase, with the protein product MEHILDTPDFVRTLAQLSEETGTPVSLLRDEARSDLKEMAVKPGGLSVAGWDMFTRWLSRAYKVDYQPADVEKLRQLNETSGLIFLPNHRSYLDPLVLRWALERHGFPPNNTLGGSNLALWPMSEIGRRNGIVFIRREFRDDHLYRAVLKAYLSHLMDNKHNLEWYIEGGRTRTGKLRPPRYGILSYVVDAFADNPDRDVRIVPTSIIYDQQHEVSAISAEEMGGTKTPESLSWLYKFARSQSRGLGRAHLRFGEPLSLTDALSLTLDNEGQARPRLAVPMVAFEACNRINAVTPVTPSAMLTFALLDNGDRAITVEEGRRILQPLLKYIKRRDLPLTQQVNLDDHGPLRDTLRNLVQEGVVTQYDGPGERVFYVSLDHQHEAAFYRNTVIHFFLNRAITELAVIQAAEDDAADILAATWQNARRLKDLLKFEFFFPTTREFSDQIATEASYMYPAWEEAALTPQRVLEEARKLELVLAHRVIGPFLEAYSVLADQLAAAGDAAVEQKALVESSLSLARQRWLQKTLHTPESISKDYFVNAFQLAKNQNLVTSDAPDLARRRADFAEELQGIVRRMDDLRRIAADLGQPVMIERASLGGTNG